A window of Rhododendron vialii isolate Sample 1 chromosome 13a, ASM3025357v1 contains these coding sequences:
- the LOC131314110 gene encoding NDR1/HIN1-like protein 2 encodes MDVSQSKSFFARVPNLLVLGFSLQLPLPSSLFDANWKIAFLLRNPTDSDHIFYDLFEVALLYHGVSISSASVSPFYQCKGDEGLVETSMTALSVDNNVVGNIYEDLKDGAVNFTVAGDGTVRIKYGFRRGRQHHMKVSCDNVMVRFCGNNSGTLVGGSAGCRALIKIKLWEPL; translated from the coding sequence ATGGATGTGTCTCAATCCAAGAGTTTCTTCGCCCGAGTTCCAAATCTCCTCGTTCTCGGTTTCTCCCTTCAACTCCCGCTCCCATCCTCTCTCTTTGATGCCAATTGGAAAATCGCTTTTCTCCTCCGAAATCCCACCGACTCGGACCATATCTTTTACGACCTATTTGAGGTCGCGCTTCTATACCACGGAGTTTCTATCTCATCCGCATCAGTGTCTCCTTTCTATCAATGCAAGGGAGACGAGGGGTTGGTGGAAACGAGCATGACCGCATTGTCTGTTGACAATAACGTCGTTGGTAACATTTACGAAGATTTGAAGGATGGGGCCGTGAATTTCACCGTGGCTGGGGATGGTACGGTTAGGATTAAATACGGGTTTAGGAGAGGACGGCAGCACCACATGAAGGTTTCTTGTGACAACGTGATGGTCAGATTTTGTGGCAACAACAGCGGGACACTAGTTGGCGGGTCTGCGGGATGCAGGGCTCTTATTAAGATTAAGCTTTGGGAACCTCTATGA